Proteins encoded by one window of Halobacteriovorax sp. GB3:
- the tsaE gene encoding tRNA (adenosine(37)-N6)-threonylcarbamoyltransferase complex ATPase subunit type 1 TsaE: protein MKLLREWKKVFESDLENLASELKETVDTPAVIILSGPVGAGKTTFTKHFISFDSKNEIQSPTYSLINEFGDCAHADLYRLESKEDIVHLEIELYLEGKTFFLVEWGMDYARELSRHVPYEFSFYELALSINNGTDQESRNFLLSKLDL, encoded by the coding sequence GTGAAATTACTTAGAGAGTGGAAAAAAGTATTTGAATCTGATCTAGAAAACCTAGCAAGTGAATTAAAAGAAACGGTCGATACACCGGCCGTTATTATTTTATCAGGGCCCGTTGGTGCAGGTAAAACTACCTTTACAAAACACTTCATCTCTTTTGATAGTAAAAATGAAATTCAAAGCCCGACATATTCATTAATAAATGAATTCGGAGACTGTGCTCATGCCGATCTCTATCGACTCGAATCAAAAGAGGACATTGTACATTTAGAGATAGAACTCTATCTAGAAGGAAAAACTTTTTTTCTCGTTGAATGGGGAATGGATTACGCTAGGGAGCTCTCTCGTCATGTTCCCTACGAATTTAGCTTCTATGAGCTCGCATTATCGATTAATAATGGCACTGATCAAGAAAGCCGCAATTTTCTTCTTTCAAAGCTTGACCTCTAG